A genome region from Euphorbia lathyris chromosome 4, ddEupLath1.1, whole genome shotgun sequence includes the following:
- the LOC136228059 gene encoding pyrroline-5-carboxylate reductase-like, producing MQMISSQIRFAYSVDRSKFGTKSRRHCLKINPAFCSTTIVEIIPIPIETYKLGFIGAGKMVESIAKGVAQSGVLPPSRIRTAHSYPDRCSAFESFGVKVFPHNNDVLGIQQEHAIKEMSVKGAHTEELKHTQLIAENEMREKTMQLRNEHDVQMKALRTEHEDECKRLQEELNL from the exons ATGCAAATGATTTCCTCTCAGATTCGATTCGCATATAGTGTAGATCGGAGCAAGTTCGGAACGAAGAGCAGAAGGCATTGTCTAAAGATTAATCCTGCATTCTGCTCAACAACAATTGTGGAGATTATTCCAATTCCAATTGAAACTTACAAACTAGGGTTTATCGGAGCTGGAAAAATGGTTGAGAGTATAGCAAAAGGAGTTGCTCAATCAGGAGTTCTACCTCCTTCTCGCATTCGTACAGCTCACTCCTATCCTGATCGATGCTCTGCCTTCGAGTCCTTCGGCGTTAAAGTTTTCCCTCACAACaatgat GTGTTGGGCATCCAGCAGGAGCATGCCATAAAGGAAATGAGTGTCAAAGGTGCTCACACTGAAGAGCTAAAGCATACCCAACTTATAGCTGAAAATGAGATGAGGGAG AAAACCATGCAACTGAGGAATGAACATGATGTTCAGATGAAAGCTTTGAGGACTGAGCATGAAGATGAGTGCAAGAGGCTACAAGAGGAATTGAATCTTTAG